The following is a genomic window from Eubalaena glacialis isolate mEubGla1 chromosome 18, mEubGla1.1.hap2.+ XY, whole genome shotgun sequence.
TCTAGGTTACtatcagaaggaagaagaaaacttctCTCCATCCAGGGCAGCTCAGCCAGTCAGACTGTAGCAGGCCAACCAATGCGAAGCCTCCATACTTTGgactcccagtttcctccaataGACTCTTTGGTTATTACAGCCCCGCCCAACTCTCCTCTTTTCCCTATAAAAGCATGTTCCCCTtgcttgttctctgtatttgcTTATGGTCACCCATCTTTGCATATTGCTGATTGTGATTTCTCTGCTAGTCCCTAATAAACTCAGTTTTGTTGGTAAAATAGCTggccaatatatttttttaaataaatttatttattttatttatttatttttggcagcattgggtcttcattgtgtgcaggctttctctagttgcagcgacagggggctactcttcgttgtggtgtgtgtgcttctcattgcgttggcttctcttgttgcagagcacgggctctaggcacgcgtggacttcagtagttgtggcatgagggctcagtagtcgtggctcgcaggctctagagcacaggctcagtagttgtggcgcatgggccccgcggcatgtgggatcttcccggaccagggctcgaacctgtgtcccctgcattggcaggcggattcttaaccactacaccaccagggaagtccctggccaatATATTATTAAAGTTGTAAGTAGATGTGAGGGTGAAGTAGTGGGGTAAGTGCCCGATTGAACTGATTTTGAGAAAGGATGGAAAGAGCAAGAAAAGGAATCTAGAACTTTTCTGAAACACAGAACTCTTCTTGGAAAACCCCTTAAAGACTCCTAACTCCTGCTTCAGAGATGCCCTCACCCAGGGCCCAGTTGGAAGCCAAAGGCAAGCCTCCCCATATATGGGATAGTATTGGTAGCTTGGGGGTCAAACAGTCACCTCCTGAAGGCTATTTCCTGCCTTTCTTAGTCTCCTCAGGAGCATACCCAGAACATTGGCGGGAGGgtctgttctctctgcctagcaCCCAATGACATCATGGCCCAGCCTGACTCCCCACTGGCTAAGAGGCCTGCTTTTCTCTCAGGGAAAGAATAGGTTGCTCTCTAGGCCCCAGTGGACCTTAAGTCATATCACTTTGTCTGAGATTCCTTCAAAGTACTAGCTCACTTTCTCTCCTACCAAGGTCAcccaaatttgaaatttttttgttgattgtgggggcagaggccagggtgaCAAGGAAGATCATAGGCCCTGACGGCCTTCCATTCCATGGTACTTAAGCTTCCTGCCTTTTTAACCCCATCCCTCTGGCCTGTAGGTACCCAGCTGTTGGGTGGAATCGAATTCCGCTTAGCACCAAGTGACGTCACACCACCCCGTGGCTCCCAATTGGCTATTCCCTCAGGAAAGAGTTTAGGCTGTGCTTCAAGACCAGGTGAACCCATGAGAACCCTGTTCAGATAGTCACTCAAAGTTCCATTATTCTTTTCTCAGAGACCATCCTGGGGCCATCAGAAACCAAGTGTTTCTCAatctggaactttctggaaatctGACACTGCTGTGCTTTCCTCAGGTGTATTTCCCGCCTTTTCTagccaccctcccctcccaccgGCTTTAACCAATCGTCAGGCAACATAAATCTGACTAGCACCCAGTGACGTCATACCAGCTTTTTCGTTGGATTGGCTATTCTGTCAGAGAGCTGTAGCCATATTAGGCTCCACAGATTTCCTCGTGGCCTTCTTCATTTGCCCCTCAGATACCCTCCCAGCACAGGTCAGGGGTCTGTAGCCGACTTTCCCCAAGAGTTGAGACTTTATTGAGGGGACTAGCTGCGTAGGTCACAGGTCGAGTGTCCTAGCCAGAGACCAAGAGGTTTGCCGCCTTTATTTAAAAGTCCCTCATGCCTCCTCGGTGCTGGCGCATGCAAGTGACGTCAGGGGCTCCGCGGCGTCTGATTGGCTTGCTGAGGGACGCACCGTCGAGGTAGAAGACTCCTCTCGCGgttgcttccagttccttcctTGGAGTTCGAGGCCGCCCGGCTCCAGCTCTAGATCCTGGGTTCGGGGCTCGGTGTCGAAGGCCGCAGGCCGTGGCAGCCCCCGGCGCGCTCCTCCTGCTGCAGCCGCCGCAGCGGCCGGGCCCAGCGCGGCCTCCAGGGCAGCGCGAGGCCGTGGCGGTCGAGGACGAGGCGCGCGGGGTCGGGGCCGGCGGCCGCGCTGCCCAGCAGCAGGTAGTGGGTGGCGGGCCGCAGGCGCAAGCAGCCACAGGCCAGGTCGGCGCGGGGCACCCAGGCGTCCTGGCCGCCGCGGCCCACAGGCCGCGCCGGCTGCTTGTATACAGCCAGGACGCGCACGGCCAGCCGCTGCCACGCAGGGCCTGCCGCCTCGGACGCCAGCACCTGTGCGCGGAGCACTGCGGGGAGGGGAGATGTCAGGCCTGGGCGGTGGGGAGCCTCCGGGTCCCGTGGGGTCAGTCCTGGTGGGGAGGGGCCCGGGACCCGAGAGTGGGCTTCTGGGATCGCATCAGTAGGGAGAGACCTTGAACCTTTGAGGGTGAGAGGTCTGGGGGTCTGGCCGTGTGCTGTGAGGAGTGAGATCTTTCTGGGGAGATGGGTCAAAGCAAGGAGGGCGGGGCTTATGGAGCGAGAGGTTGGGTCACAGGATTGTGATTgggaaggcgggggtgggggtcccTCTGGAGAGGAGGCCAGACAGGGCGAGGAACCCAGGGGCCCACCAGGAATATGCCAGATGGGGCGCTTTGGGGGTCATATTAGAAGCAGCGGGTACAGGGATTACTTAAAGGGTTAGAGGTCCCAGGAGGACCCTgcagtgggtggggctgggaacaAGGCCCAAGAGGCAAGTCCAGGTCTCTAATGCCAAGGGGTCAGAAGGTGTTAGGAGCAGACAGAGCCCTTGGAAAACAGGAGTATTGCCATGGGAGGGATCTGCATTTAGGATTAATTTGGGGGCCAGAAGGAGATCAGTCCTTGGAAGCTGAGGGTCGAGGTCATACTAGTGGTGATTCAGAGACCTGTCCTCTCTGAGGGGGTGAGGTGAGACGTGTTAGGAGCAGGACTCTGGCAGACAAGCTGGGTCTTTGGGGCAGAAGATCcctgtgggaggtggggggagaagcCTCCACCTTTGAAGTTCAAGGACACTAGTGGCCAGATGCTGAGCCTCAGGGAGGAGAGGTCTGGGATCCTATACCATTGAGGGAAGTAACTGGGACTGGGCTGAACTGATTGTCCAAGAGAGCCTGCAGCCACAGGCCCTGGGGTCGGGGGCTGGTGTGGATTGGTGGATTACGGAACGGTGGGGTGAGTCTGTGGGAGTGGGGCTCCGATATCTCAGACCCTGATAGGAGGCAGAGGGTCCGAGACAGACAAGACGGTGCAAGGGTCCCTTCCATTCAACCAGttcccctttctccttccatCCTCAGGAGGCCACCTCCCTCCCTCAGAGATGTCAGGCTGAAGGAGATCGTGAAACTCTGCAAGGCCAATAACATGGGGAGAGAGGAGACCTAGGAAGGTAGGGagcaccccctccccactgccccttcTGCCCATTGTCTGCTGTCCTGTTAGGTTCTAGATCAGGAAAGGCCCTGTAGAGTCCAACACCCCTTCCCATTTaagctgaggaaactgaaggcCAGAGAAGGGGGTGGCTTGCAGCAGGTCAGAGCCCCTGTGCCGCTGCTGGCCCTTTCCCTCCCCAGCACTCACCGTAGTCCTGCTGGCAGTACCTCCGAAGGCTCATGTGTACCCTGGTGTCCGAGATATTGCAGTAGTTTTGACACTGAGGGTCTGGGGAGGGTCAGGCTGTCTGCAGTGGGCTCCTGAGGCCTGGACTGCAGCGTCTGCCCCTGCCCATCCCCTGCTTTTCATCTTGACGGACAGCTGGGGTGCCTGAACCCTTGGGGACTGGGCTCGGTGGAGCACCCCTGGATCCCCACCTGGCGGCCCAGTCAGCCCATCCCTGATCCCTCTTGCTGCCAGGGGTTTCTAGGCCAGCCTGTCTTACCCGAGCTGTAAGCATGAGGGGTTGTAGCAAGGGTGGTGGTTGGCTCTGGAATTCCTGTGAAAGAGCAGAGGAGAGACAGGGCCTTAGTGCCTCCCATCCGCAGCCCGCTCCCCCCGAGGAAGCCAGGCATCCAGACCCCAAATGTCTATTCCCCTGAGGCCCAAGAGTGGAAGCACACTTTGCCTTTCTCCCCCAGGACCTGGAGTCATGGTCCCTAGCCACTTTCTTAAGACTCAGAAGTCCAGgtccccagccccttcctccctcagacccaggaatCCAGGCTCCCACCCTCTTCGTCCCCAAGATGGAGGAGACTGGACTTTCAGTCTTCACCTCCCTAAGGACTCAGAGTCCGGCCTCCACTCTCTAGCTTCTGTCTCCTACGGACCAGGTCCTCACGACACCTTCCCCCTGGAGATCTGGgatgtctccttcccaccccacttCAGACTTGGGCCCTGTCCCTCAGGACTCACGCTGGCAGGGCATCCTGGGGGAGCGGCTCTGCTGGTAGCCGGGACCACAGCGGCTGCATGTCAGGCCAGTGACCCCTAACTTGCAGGAGCACTGCCCACTGGTCTGGTTGCAGGTACCACCTGTCGCCCCGATAGGATGGCACTGGCAGGCTACATGAGGAGAGGAGCTGGGGATGTGGGGTGCAGGCTCCCAGCCTCTTCCTCCCCAAGGACTGAGGAGACTGGAATTCcctggcccctcccccctcagacccaggatccaggcccccagcccctcccccctcagacctgcctgcctcctttCCCTCTAGGCTGGGCTGCAGGCTGCACTCACCCCTGCAGGCCTTGCGGCTGTTGATAGGCTGGCTAGGGTCCCTCCAGAACCCCGGCTGGCAGTAGTGGCAGTGCCGCCCGGCTGTGTGGTGGCGGCACCGCTCACAAACACCCCCACTCCGGCCGCCCGACAGCCTGAACAGCTCAGAGTTGAACCTACAGCGTCGCGCGTGCTGGTTGCAGGAACAGGCTAGGAACAGGATGGAGTGAGGGCACATCAGGCCCGGCTTTCTATTCCCCTTTCCCAGCTTtctccccactgccctcaggAAAGAGACTGCCTGGGGGTCCCTGGGTAAGTGTGGGTCCTAGAAGCTCTTCAttgtcatctttaaaatgggtgcACTGGACTGGAGCTGGGTGAGCCCGAGAGGACTGATGAATATGCTGGATGTCTGTGTGAAACCAGGGGGTGTAAAGAAGAGTGGCGGCTCTGGGCCTAGGCTGTGGAATCAGATCCCCGTGTGTAAGTGTCTCACTGTTTCCGTGGGCAAGTGATGATTCCTTTCTGTagctcagtctcctttgctgtaaAATGGCATTTATAGTGTCTACTTCATGATGTTTAAATGCAACCACCTACGTAAATAGTGCTTACTTAACTCAGTACCTGACACAGAGCATGCCCTTGCCCATTTAGCACATCCACGTGCCAGGTGCCATGTGCTGAGTGCTTGGCATGTTTCCTTCTCACAGCAGCTCTGTGAGACTGGGGctgtcatcatccccattttacagatgtgaacactgaggcagagaggcgAGGTCACCTGCCCAAAGAAACACAGCTGAGGGGTGGTCAGAGgcaggattggaacccaggctCACTCCAGTGCTTCTCACACAGCTCACATGAGGACCACTTACCATGTACGTTTTGCTGGGGAGTGttgatcagatttttaaaagcagtggctctcaaaccTTACCGCTTACCCAGATTACGggggaaatgtttaaaaagagcaACACAGATTCCAGGGCCCATCCCAGGGCTTCTGTGGGTCCAGGAGCCTGTATGTCTAGCAAGCATCCCAAAGTGAGATGCTGATGCAGGGGGTTCATGGACCACTGTTTGGAGAGATGTAAGGAGTTTTTGACTCCAAGAGCTTTGAGAGGCCTGGATTGGCAGGTCCTGAGGGCCCCAAGGAGTAGCGGGAAGGTCAGGGAGCTGAGACAGCTGTGTGTTCTTGGGAAAATGActccccttctctgagcctcagtttcctcccatcCAGTGGGGATCTCAGTTCCTCTCTCAAGGGTTTTTGTAGGCATTAGGGATGGCAGCGCTCTTGAGATTATCAGTCAGTAGAGTTGGGCTTTGGATTCTTTCTGACCTGAGAGTGATCACTTCACCTCACTCCCCACTAGAAAACTTGGATTGGGGGAAGGGTTCAGGCCACTGTGTCTGTAAAGCCCACAGCTCCGCCACAGGAGTTAGTCTCATCCTGTCTGCCCAGACCCTCCTCCATCACAACACTGTTGGTCTGTTACCCAGGTTCGGAGGGTCAGCTGCCCAGCTCAGCCCGAGGGGATGTGGTGATCCACAGAGGGGCAgcctccccagctcccaggccctgtCCTCCCCCAGGACGGACCCCACCCCACGCTCAGGCCACGTGtttctcccctccctcactcccctgTAGGGGCATCAGATCTTACTGGTAGGAATGGGCCAACTGGACAGAGGCCTGGGATGATGAGAACAGCGGGTCAAAGGGGACCCAAGTGTGATGAGGACAGAGTGGGGAGCTGAGGACAGCTGGGATGGTTGTAAGTTAGTCCACGTGACATTGCAGGAAGA
Proteins encoded in this region:
- the NTN5 gene encoding netrin-5 gives rise to the protein MPVTVALLLLLSQASADPCYHPGGRPRFCLPPVTQLAAMAASCPQACIPSPGADLGPWATCNGSLTLALGGPFLLTSVSLRFCTPGPPALVLSAAWATGGPWRSLWRRPAWPGALGGPETVTFRASLGPKARVVASHLRVELGGQAGLAAAGVRGRCQCHGHAARCAARDRPPRCRCRHHTTGPGCESCRPSHRDWPWRPATPRHPHPCLPCSCNQHARRCRFNSELFRLSGGRSGGVCERCRHHTAGRHCHYCQPGFWRDPSQPINSRKACRACQCHPIGATGGTCNQTSGQCSCKLGVTGLTCSRCGPGYQQSRSPRMPCQRIPEPTTTLATTPHAYSSDPQCQNYCNISDTRVHMSLRRYCQQDYVLRAQVLASEAAGPAWQRLAVRVLAVYKQPARPVGRGGQDAWVPRADLACGCLRLRPATHYLLLGSAAAGPDPARLVLDRHGLALPWRPRWARPLRRLQQEERAGGCHGLRPSTPSPEPRI